Proteins from one Dysgonomonas sp. HDW5A genomic window:
- a CDS encoding LysR family transcriptional regulator, whose product MVNLEWYRTFKAIYQNGTLTKAAQELLLSQPNVSVQLAALESYIGHALFIRLPRKMVPTDYAKQLYTQVVESIDNLERVEAEFKKTILNKNTTIKLGSPAEFFSIYLAKNVSQLKSYLIVEYGLASELIDKLVSKELDVAIITQRNATHEFLTYEPLLTESFNIVCSPEFDSSEFDSLVESADLEQIEKWLQAQQWYAYNSNLVLVRRFWRENFKKRPLLKLQAAIPDNNAILEAVANSNGLAVSSDLIAGRALDNGTVRVLWKGFQPATNELYIAHDKTKIEPKLLDEIRNFVNLGLQSFRDR is encoded by the coding sequence ATGGTAAATCTCGAATGGTACAGAACTTTTAAGGCAATCTATCAGAATGGCACATTAACTAAAGCGGCTCAGGAGTTACTTCTTTCTCAGCCCAATGTGAGTGTTCAGTTGGCTGCACTCGAAAGTTATATTGGTCATGCTTTGTTTATACGGCTACCCCGAAAAATGGTTCCTACGGATTATGCCAAGCAGCTTTACACACAGGTTGTAGAATCAATCGATAATCTGGAAAGGGTTGAGGCTGAGTTTAAAAAAACGATCCTAAATAAGAATACCACTATAAAATTAGGCAGTCCTGCCGAATTCTTCAGTATCTATCTGGCTAAGAACGTATCACAACTGAAGTCTTACCTGATTGTAGAATATGGATTAGCTTCCGAATTGATTGATAAACTGGTCAGTAAAGAGTTAGATGTAGCTATAATAACACAGCGTAATGCTACACATGAATTTCTGACTTATGAACCTCTATTGACAGAATCTTTTAATATTGTATGTAGTCCTGAATTCGATTCGTCTGAATTTGATAGCTTAGTTGAATCTGCTGACTTAGAACAAATCGAAAAATGGTTACAGGCTCAACAATGGTATGCATACAATAGTAATCTGGTATTAGTGAGAAGATTCTGGAGGGAGAACTTCAAAAAGCGTCCTTTGCTTAAACTACAGGCTGCGATACCTGATAATAATGCGATTTTAGAAGCAGTAGCAAATAGTAATGGCTTAGCCGTATCGTCTGACCTTATTGCCGGCAGGGCTTTGGACAACGGTACTGTCAGGGTCTTGTGGAAAGGCTTCCAACCTGCAACGAATGAGTTGTATATTGCTCATGATAAAACAAAAATAGAGCCTAAACTATTAGATGAAATTAGAAACTTTGTGAATTTAGGTTTGCAGAGTTTTCGAGATAGATAA
- a CDS encoding low specificity L-threonine aldolase translates to MIIHSFTNDYSEGCHPSILQALNQSNLVQQTGYGDDIYTLNAVEAIKSKIGDNSVDVHLISGGTLTNLLVLASILKPFESVIAAHTGHISTHETGAIEATGHKIEEVISPDGKLTCELIKPVLNKFPEYHTVKPRVVYISNSTEIGTVYSKQELTTLSNFCKENNLILFMDGARLPSALMAASNDLTLSDVARLIDVFYIGGTKSGALLGEAVVITNDTLKKDFKYHQKQRGAMMAKGRVLGIQFEQLFKDDLIFELANHANVLAAKITDAVKELGYSFLTESDSNQIFPILPNKVIDKLILKYGFYVWEPVDVDNSAIRMVTSWATPEEKVDMFINDLKETCKLW, encoded by the coding sequence ATGATTATTCACAGTTTTACAAATGATTATAGCGAAGGATGTCACCCTTCTATTTTGCAAGCCTTAAATCAAAGCAACCTTGTTCAACAAACGGGATATGGTGATGATATATATACATTGAATGCTGTTGAGGCGATTAAAAGTAAGATTGGCGATAACAGTGTCGATGTACACTTGATTTCTGGAGGAACATTAACTAATCTATTGGTCTTGGCATCTATATTGAAACCATTCGAGTCGGTAATAGCAGCCCATACAGGGCATATTAGTACGCACGAGACAGGAGCGATAGAAGCAACAGGGCATAAAATAGAAGAGGTTATTAGTCCCGATGGAAAATTGACTTGTGAGCTGATTAAGCCAGTCTTGAATAAGTTTCCCGAATATCATACCGTAAAACCAAGAGTCGTCTATATTTCTAATTCAACAGAAATAGGTACTGTTTACTCTAAACAGGAATTAACCACTTTGTCGAATTTTTGTAAAGAAAATAATCTGATCCTATTTATGGATGGAGCAAGGCTTCCTTCGGCTTTGATGGCAGCTTCTAATGATCTTACGCTTTCCGATGTGGCTCGCTTGATAGATGTCTTTTATATTGGGGGAACTAAGTCTGGGGCATTGCTTGGAGAAGCGGTTGTTATCACAAATGATACGCTGAAAAAAGACTTCAAATACCATCAAAAACAGCGTGGAGCCATGATGGCGAAAGGTAGGGTACTTGGTATTCAGTTCGAGCAGCTATTTAAAGATGATTTGATTTTTGAACTGGCGAATCATGCCAACGTTTTGGCCGCCAAGATTACAGATGCAGTTAAAGAGTTAGGGTACTCTTTCCTTACAGAATCGGATTCCAATCAAATATTCCCTATCTTACCCAATAAGGTGATTGATAAGCTAATCCTCAAATACGGATTTTATGTATGGGAGCCTGTTGATGTTGACAATTCTGCCATAAGAATGGTCACTTCATGGGCAACACCGGAAGAGAAAGTCGATATGTTTATAAATGACCTCAAAGAAACATGTAAACTATGGTAA
- a CDS encoding YceI family protein — protein MKSYLLVLSIVLFAASCSNSPKNKIEGTDSQAIADGSGEQLVVDTQASSIHWVGTKPGGSHHGTIGIKEGSLAINGTEVASGSFIIDMNAIVNEDLTDQKMNEMLVNHLKSADFFDVEKYPTSSFAITKVEAVAGNDSITHRISGNLKMKDVDKNITFDAKITKEGDAYKAVTVPFTINRTQWNVQYGSKSIFADLKDKFIDDNIELQITIIAKAAK, from the coding sequence ATGAAATCGTATTTATTAGTATTATCAATTGTATTATTTGCTGCGTCATGTAGCAATAGTCCTAAAAACAAAATTGAAGGAACCGACTCACAAGCAATAGCTGACGGTAGTGGCGAACAATTAGTAGTTGATACACAAGCATCATCTATCCATTGGGTAGGAACTAAACCGGGCGGAAGCCATCACGGAACTATCGGGATAAAAGAGGGTAGTCTGGCAATTAACGGAACAGAAGTAGCCTCAGGCTCATTTATCATAGACATGAATGCAATTGTAAACGAAGATCTTACTGATCAGAAAATGAATGAAATGCTGGTTAATCACCTAAAAAGTGCAGATTTCTTCGATGTTGAAAAATATCCAACAAGTAGTTTTGCAATTACTAAAGTAGAAGCTGTTGCGGGTAATGATTCTATTACACACCGTATAAGCGGTAATCTGAAAATGAAAGATGTAGATAAAAATATCACATTCGATGCTAAGATCACAAAAGAAGGCGATGCTTACAAAGCGGTAACTGTACCTTTCACTATCAACCGTACACAGTGGAACGTTCAATATGGCTCAAAAAGTATCTTTGCTGACTTAAAGGATAAGTTCATCGATGACAATATTGAATTACAAATAACTATTATAGCTAAAGCTGCTAAATAA
- the ygiD gene encoding 4,5-DOPA dioxygenase extradiol, with translation MSTNSLQHLHKQLSYLSDTPLMPALFVGHGTPMNAIEDNEFAKKWIELGRELPQPQAILCVSAHWETRGTYVTAMETPKTIHDFYGFPRELYMQQYQAPGFPDLANDIKLNAQNFTIETDYEWGLDHGTWSVLKYFYPKANIPVLQLSIDYTKDMQYHYDLAQELMYLRRKGVLIIGSGNMIHNLRMLQVEGDDFNAQHGYDWAIELNNLFREKIELSDHRSLIHYKSLSKWTQLAMPTLDHYIPMIYALALQTKGEKADLFNDKIVAGALSMTSIIIH, from the coding sequence ATGTCAACAAATAGTTTACAACATTTACATAAACAATTATCATACTTAAGCGATACCCCGCTGATGCCTGCATTATTCGTGGGTCATGGTACACCGATGAATGCCATTGAGGACAATGAGTTTGCAAAAAAGTGGATTGAGTTGGGACGAGAGCTTCCCCAGCCGCAAGCGATATTATGCGTATCGGCACACTGGGAAACTCGGGGAACATATGTTACGGCTATGGAAACCCCAAAAACAATTCACGACTTTTATGGCTTTCCCCGCGAGTTGTACATGCAACAATATCAGGCTCCGGGGTTTCCCGACCTGGCAAATGATATAAAATTAAACGCTCAGAATTTTACAATTGAAACAGATTACGAATGGGGATTAGACCATGGAACATGGAGCGTATTGAAATATTTTTATCCCAAAGCCAATATCCCTGTCCTGCAACTAAGTATTGATTATACCAAAGATATGCAGTACCATTATGATTTGGCTCAGGAACTAATGTATTTACGAAGAAAGGGGGTACTTATTATAGGCAGCGGCAATATGATTCACAATCTGCGCATGCTGCAAGTAGAAGGAGACGATTTCAATGCCCAACATGGTTACGACTGGGCTATTGAACTCAACAATCTTTTCAGAGAAAAAATAGAACTAAGCGATCACCGCTCTTTAATTCATTACAAGTCATTAAGCAAATGGACACAATTAGCTATGCCCACATTGGATCATTATATTCCGATGATATATGCTTTGGCATTGCAAACGAAAGGAGAAAAAGCCGATCTGTTTAATGACAAAATAGTAGCAGGTGCATTATCTATGACCTCTATCATTATTCATTAA
- a CDS encoding pirin family protein — protein MKTILYKAETRGHAQHGWLNAHHTFSFANYYDPERIHFGALRVLNDDIIDGGKGFGTHPHDNMEIITIPLSGSLRHEDSMGHGGVIESGDIQVMSAGTGVYHSEFNAQKDKPVNLFQIWVFPNKKDVTPRYEQKTLDFLNHKNTFQLVVSPTPSENALWIHQDAWFSIGSFDKGVIEKYDLKSKSNGVFAMVIQGSFNVSGTVLDNRDGLGIWDTESLTIESLSDDARLLLMEVPMVF, from the coding sequence ATGAAAACTATTTTATATAAAGCAGAAACACGTGGTCACGCACAACATGGTTGGTTAAACGCACACCACACTTTTAGTTTTGCAAACTATTACGATCCCGAAAGAATACATTTCGGAGCATTACGTGTATTGAACGACGATATCATAGACGGAGGTAAGGGCTTTGGCACCCACCCGCATGATAATATGGAGATCATCACCATACCTCTATCGGGTAGCTTGCGTCACGAAGATAGTATGGGACACGGAGGTGTTATCGAATCGGGAGATATACAGGTTATGAGTGCAGGTACAGGAGTTTACCACAGCGAGTTTAATGCACAAAAAGATAAACCTGTAAACTTGTTTCAAATATGGGTATTTCCCAATAAAAAGGATGTAACACCCAGATATGAGCAAAAGACGTTGGATTTTTTGAACCATAAAAATACATTCCAATTGGTTGTATCTCCTACTCCTTCCGAAAACGCATTGTGGATACATCAGGACGCATGGTTCTCCATAGGATCTTTCGACAAAGGAGTAATAGAAAAATATGACCTGAAATCGAAGTCGAACGGAGTATTTGCCATGGTTATACAAGGCAGCTTTAATGTTTCAGGGACGGTTCTTGACAACAGAGACGGACTTGGAATATGGGATACGGAATCTCTTACCATCGAATCCCTATCCGACGATGCAAGGCTTCTACTGATGGAAGTTCCCATGGTATTCTAA
- a CDS encoding prolyl oligopeptidase family serine peptidase: MKSINISFMFRKEYSKYLILCFSIISSLSITAQKKVLDHTVYDSWKSLSEMAISNDAKYAATVVKAQEGDDYLLIRNLSNKKELIVPRGYNYLITPDQKYIVAQIKAPYETTRQAKIKKTADEKMPKDSLVIISLDQLSLSKIPNVKTFKTGKDFSDYLVYTIDDTLKIKDKAKADAKARTLIVRNIYTAKEDTVKNATDFIFSRNGKSLAVVTKPEAKDTINKPCVIYFDLDKYNRKTVSTGKTLYKNPALSDSGERLAFLATTDSLKAEIKNYSLYYFSTHDDSAKLIVDKNKAGMPREWNVSENYNPEFSKNGKRLLLGTAPIALPKDTTIPDFEKAQLDLWHWQEPLIQPQQLIELEKKKKQTYLSYVDLEDGFKFYQLATEQMPIVNISDENNGKYALGTSNLNYLFDTQWDVAARLTNDIWVLDLNNHTSKQIQTGLQAELSLSPDGKYLVWYNVNDRQYYAYSFDTGKEICLTDKLNINFWDEKNDTPSIPNSYGLGAWMEKDGAFLVYDAYDIWKLDPSGVKTPVNITQNVGRNNKLTLRYIKTDKESRFIKNNEKILLSAFDNASKKHGFYELEKSNLKPLIMDEYIFSSPEKAKDKEVYLFAKSNFNTSPDLFITNNNWKTDTRLSDINPQMREYNWGTAELMEWTTFDGKQSQGIIYKPENFDPNKKYPLMVYFYEKHSDNLYQYSPPAPSRSIINIPFYCSRGYIVFTPDIQYTTGHPGESAYNSIVSGVEELAKNSWIDRDNMAIQGQSWGGYQVAYLVTRTDMFKAAGSGAPVSNMFSAYGGIRWETGRSRQYQYEQTQSRIGATMWEAPELYKENSPIFFADKVKTPLLIMHNDKDGAVPWYQGIEYFMALRRLHKPVWLLQYNNEAHNLKERRNCKDLSIRLQQFFDHYLKGDPAPVWMKTGIPATEKGKTYGFEIE; encoded by the coding sequence ATGAAATCAATAAATATATCTTTTATGTTTAGAAAAGAGTATTCAAAATACCTGATTCTCTGTTTTTCAATAATCAGTTCACTCTCTATTACGGCACAAAAAAAAGTGTTAGATCACACTGTTTATGACTCATGGAAAAGTCTCTCTGAAATGGCAATTTCCAACGATGCAAAATATGCTGCAACAGTGGTTAAAGCACAAGAAGGGGACGATTATTTATTAATACGCAACCTATCAAATAAAAAAGAGTTGATTGTTCCTCGTGGATATAACTATTTAATCACACCCGATCAGAAATATATTGTAGCACAGATAAAAGCACCTTATGAAACGACACGTCAAGCTAAAATAAAGAAAACGGCTGACGAGAAAATGCCTAAAGACTCATTGGTTATTATTTCACTAGACCAGCTCTCGTTATCAAAGATTCCGAATGTAAAAACATTCAAAACAGGAAAAGATTTCTCCGACTATTTGGTATATACCATAGATGATACCCTTAAAATAAAGGATAAAGCGAAAGCTGATGCAAAAGCACGTACTTTAATAGTTCGCAACATCTATACAGCAAAAGAAGATACTGTAAAAAATGCGACTGATTTTATATTTAGCAGAAACGGGAAAAGTTTGGCAGTAGTTACCAAACCCGAAGCTAAAGACACAATAAATAAACCCTGTGTTATTTATTTCGACCTAGACAAATATAATCGAAAAACAGTTTCTACAGGTAAAACGCTTTATAAGAACCCTGCATTATCCGATTCAGGAGAAAGACTTGCTTTTTTAGCAACAACAGATAGTCTAAAAGCAGAGATAAAAAACTACAGCTTATATTATTTCTCAACACATGACGATTCTGCCAAACTTATCGTTGATAAGAATAAGGCTGGAATGCCAAGAGAGTGGAATGTGAGCGAAAATTACAACCCGGAATTTAGCAAGAACGGCAAAAGGCTTCTTTTGGGCACTGCACCTATAGCCCTACCCAAAGATACAACTATCCCCGATTTTGAAAAGGCTCAACTCGATTTGTGGCATTGGCAAGAGCCATTAATACAGCCTCAACAATTAATCGAGTTAGAAAAAAAGAAAAAGCAGACTTATCTTTCTTATGTTGATCTGGAGGATGGTTTTAAGTTCTATCAATTGGCAACAGAACAGATGCCAATAGTAAATATCTCGGACGAAAACAATGGTAAATACGCACTAGGCACATCTAATCTGAACTATCTTTTCGATACTCAATGGGACGTTGCCGCAAGATTAACCAATGATATTTGGGTTCTCGATCTTAATAATCACACCTCAAAACAAATACAAACAGGTTTACAGGCTGAACTAAGTCTTTCTCCTGATGGCAAATATCTTGTATGGTACAATGTTAATGACCGTCAATATTATGCCTATTCGTTTGATACCGGAAAAGAAATATGCTTGACTGATAAACTTAATATCAATTTCTGGGACGAGAAGAACGATACTCCTTCCATCCCCAATTCATACGGTTTAGGTGCTTGGATGGAAAAAGACGGTGCTTTCTTGGTGTACGATGCTTATGATATATGGAAACTTGATCCTAGCGGTGTAAAAACTCCTGTAAATATCACCCAAAATGTAGGTCGTAACAATAAGTTGACATTACGATATATCAAAACTGATAAAGAAAGCCGATTTATTAAAAATAATGAAAAGATATTACTCTCAGCTTTTGATAATGCAAGCAAAAAACATGGTTTTTACGAATTAGAGAAATCTAATTTAAAACCATTAATTATGGATGAATACATATTTTCGTCACCTGAAAAAGCGAAAGATAAAGAGGTTTATTTGTTTGCAAAGAGCAACTTCAATACCTCTCCCGATCTTTTTATCACCAATAATAATTGGAAAACAGATACTCGATTATCAGACATCAACCCTCAAATGAGAGAATACAATTGGGGAACAGCCGAACTTATGGAATGGACTACCTTTGATGGTAAACAATCGCAAGGTATTATCTATAAACCTGAAAATTTCGACCCGAATAAAAAATACCCGTTGATGGTATATTTCTACGAGAAGCACTCGGACAATTTATATCAATATTCCCCACCTGCACCAAGCCGTTCTATTATCAACATTCCGTTCTATTGCAGCAGAGGATATATTGTATTCACGCCTGACATTCAGTATACAACAGGACATCCGGGCGAAAGTGCATATAACTCAATAGTTTCGGGAGTAGAGGAGTTAGCTAAAAACTCTTGGATAGATCGTGATAACATGGCTATACAAGGACAAAGCTGGGGAGGCTATCAAGTAGCATACCTTGTTACTCGAACTGACATGTTTAAAGCTGCGGGATCAGGGGCACCCGTATCCAATATGTTCAGTGCATATGGAGGCATACGCTGGGAAACCGGACGAAGCCGTCAGTATCAGTACGAACAAACACAATCGCGCATTGGAGCGACTATGTGGGAAGCTCCCGAACTATATAAGGAAAATTCCCCTATATTCTTTGCCGACAAGGTAAAAACGCCTCTACTGATAATGCACAACGATAAAGATGGTGCTGTGCCTTGGTATCAGGGTATCGAATACTTTATGGCACTCAGAAGGTTACACAAGCCAGTATGGTTATTACAATATAACAACGAAGCCCATAATCTTAAAGAGCGCCGCAATTGCAAAGACCTGAGTATTCGTTTGCAACAGTTTTTCGACCATTATCTGAAAGGCGATCCAGCTCCTGTATGGATGAAAACAGGAATACCTGCTACCGAAAAAGGTAAAACATATGGATTCGAAATAGAATAG